The following are encoded together in the Pectobacterium punjabense genome:
- the trmH gene encoding tRNA (guanosine(18)-2'-O)-methyltransferase TrmH, protein MTPQRYARIKEMLNGRQPDLTICMEQVHKPHNISAVIRTADAVGVHQVHAIWPTSRMKTLVSSAAGSNSWVEVKTHRTIHDAVGHLKDEGMQVLATNLSEHAVDFREIDYTLPTCILLGQEKTGITAEALKLADRDIIIPMTGMVQSLNVSVASALILYEAQRQRQIAGMYQREDSPLNEEEQQRLLFEGGYPVLARVAKRKGLPRPYIDHQGQIVADTPWWAAMQSSEC, encoded by the coding sequence ATGACTCCTCAACGTTATGCACGCATAAAAGAAATGCTGAACGGCCGTCAGCCCGATCTGACGATTTGCATGGAGCAGGTGCATAAACCGCATAATATTTCTGCCGTGATCCGCACTGCGGATGCTGTCGGCGTACATCAGGTTCATGCCATTTGGCCCACCAGCCGAATGAAAACGCTGGTTTCCTCCGCTGCGGGCAGTAATAGCTGGGTAGAAGTTAAAACCCATCGCACCATACATGATGCGGTCGGCCATCTGAAGGATGAGGGGATGCAGGTTCTGGCGACCAATTTGTCTGAACATGCGGTCGATTTTCGGGAAATTGATTACACCCTACCGACCTGTATTCTGCTCGGACAAGAAAAAACCGGAATTACTGCCGAAGCGCTCAAACTGGCCGATCGGGATATTATCATTCCGATGACCGGCATGGTGCAGTCGCTGAATGTCTCCGTGGCCTCAGCATTGATCCTGTATGAAGCACAGCGCCAGCGCCAGATCGCTGGCATGTATCAGCGTGAAGACAGCCCGTTGAATGAAGAAGAGCAGCAGCGCCTGCTGTTTGAAGGGGGTTATCCGGTACTGGCGCGCGTCGCAAAACGTAAAGGACTACCTCGCCCTTATATTGACCATCAGGGTCAGATTGTAGCGGATACCCCGTGGTGGGCCGCGATGCAATCGTCGGAGTGCTGA
- the recG gene encoding ATP-dependent DNA helicase RecG: MKGRLLNTQPLSTLAGVGASQAAKLARLGLETVQDLLLHLPLRYEDRTHLYPIGDLLPGMYATVEGEILRNDITFGSRRMLTCQISDGSGMLTMRFFNFSAAMKNSLAPGQRVTAYGEIKRGKIGAEIIHPEYRVQGDNTQVELQESLTPVYPSTEGIRQATLRKLTDQALELLTANHIDELLPESLSRSLISLPDALRTLHRPSPDMQLSELEHGKHPAQQRLIMEELLAHNLSLLAVRAGEQRHKASPLPAKDSLKQQLLSALPFTPTQAQDRVVAEIETDMAKDFPMMRLVQGDVGSGKTLVAALAALRAIANGKQVALMAPTELLAEQHAHNFRQWFEPLGLEVGWLAGKQKGKARQAQQDAIANGQVSMVVGTHAIFQQQVKFNGLALVIIDEQHRFGVHQRLALWEKGEEQGFHPHQLIMTATPIPRTLAMTAYADLDTSVIDELPPGRTPVTTVAIPDSRRSDIIERVNSACQQEGRQAYWVCTLIEESDLLEAQAAEATSEELKAALPNLKVGLVHGRMKAQEKQAVMQAFKQGELQLLVATTVIEVGVDVPNASLMIIENPERLGLAQLHQLRGRVGRGAVASHCVLLYKTPMSKTAQKRLQVLRDSNDGFVIAQRDLEIRGPGELLGTRQTGNAEFKVADLLRDRDLIPQVHRVARHLHEHYPEHAIALIERWLPERVRYTNA; encoded by the coding sequence ATGAAAGGCCGCCTGCTAAACACCCAACCGCTAAGCACACTTGCCGGCGTGGGTGCCAGTCAGGCAGCAAAACTCGCCCGACTCGGGCTAGAAACCGTGCAGGATTTATTGCTGCATTTGCCCCTGCGTTACGAAGACCGCACGCACCTTTACCCGATTGGTGACCTCCTTCCCGGCATGTATGCCACCGTGGAAGGTGAAATCCTACGCAACGACATCACCTTTGGCAGCCGGCGTATGCTGACCTGCCAAATCAGCGACGGCAGCGGCATGCTGACCATGCGTTTCTTTAATTTCAGCGCAGCGATGAAAAACAGCCTCGCGCCGGGGCAACGTGTTACCGCTTATGGCGAAATCAAGCGCGGTAAAATCGGCGCAGAAATCATCCATCCTGAATACCGTGTTCAGGGGGATAATACCCAAGTTGAGCTACAGGAATCGCTGACGCCTGTTTACCCCTCCACAGAGGGCATTCGTCAGGCGACCCTGCGCAAACTCACCGATCAGGCGCTGGAGCTACTCACCGCAAACCACATCGATGAATTACTGCCTGAATCACTGAGCCGATCGCTCATTAGCCTACCGGACGCGCTGCGCACGTTACATCGTCCCTCACCGGATATGCAGCTCAGCGAGCTTGAGCATGGGAAACACCCAGCGCAGCAGCGGCTGATTATGGAAGAATTGCTGGCGCATAACCTGAGCCTGCTCGCCGTACGAGCAGGGGAACAGCGCCATAAAGCTTCGCCGCTACCCGCTAAAGACAGCTTGAAACAGCAACTGCTCTCCGCCCTACCGTTCACCCCTACGCAGGCACAAGATCGTGTCGTGGCGGAGATCGAAACGGATATGGCGAAAGATTTCCCGATGATGCGTCTGGTACAGGGTGACGTGGGTTCAGGGAAAACACTGGTCGCCGCGTTGGCCGCATTACGTGCTATTGCCAATGGCAAGCAGGTCGCGCTAATGGCACCAACAGAGCTATTGGCCGAACAGCACGCTCATAACTTCCGTCAGTGGTTTGAACCGCTAGGGCTTGAAGTCGGCTGGCTGGCTGGCAAACAAAAAGGAAAAGCGCGTCAGGCGCAGCAGGACGCCATTGCTAACGGTCAGGTTTCCATGGTTGTCGGGACCCACGCCATTTTCCAGCAACAGGTGAAATTCAACGGGCTGGCCTTGGTCATCATTGACGAACAGCATCGCTTTGGCGTTCATCAACGCCTTGCTCTGTGGGAAAAAGGCGAAGAACAAGGCTTTCATCCTCATCAACTGATTATGACCGCCACCCCTATTCCCCGGACGCTGGCGATGACGGCCTATGCCGATCTGGATACCTCAGTTATTGATGAGCTACCGCCGGGCAGAACCCCTGTCACCACGGTCGCCATACCAGATTCACGCCGCAGCGACATCATCGAACGAGTGAATAGCGCCTGTCAGCAGGAAGGTCGGCAGGCTTACTGGGTCTGTACACTGATTGAAGAATCCGACCTCTTGGAAGCACAGGCAGCGGAAGCCACCAGCGAAGAACTGAAGGCTGCGCTACCGAATCTCAAGGTTGGGTTGGTTCATGGCCGCATGAAAGCGCAGGAAAAGCAGGCGGTGATGCAGGCTTTCAAACAGGGTGAACTGCAACTTCTGGTGGCAACAACCGTCATCGAGGTCGGTGTCGATGTACCCAATGCCAGCCTGATGATCATTGAGAACCCGGAGCGTCTGGGTCTGGCGCAATTGCACCAATTACGTGGTCGCGTTGGGCGCGGTGCGGTGGCATCCCACTGTGTGTTGCTCTACAAAACACCGATGAGCAAAACCGCACAAAAACGACTTCAGGTTCTACGCGATAGCAATGACGGCTTTGTCATCGCCCAGCGCGATCTGGAAATTCGCGGACCAGGGGAATTATTGGGTACGCGGCAAACGGGCAATGCCGAGTTCAAAGTGGCCGATCTTCTGCGCGATCGGGATTTGATCCCACAGGTACACCGCGTTGCCCGCCATCTGCATGAGCACTATCCCGAGCACGCCATTGCGCTCATCGAACGCTGGCTACCCGAGCGGGTACGCTACACAAACGCCTGA
- a CDS encoding C39 family peptidase, translating into MKSLLCIFIMLIMNYSYAYNTSIKGWVNLRMDGITRQTTDFSCGPAALSLLLNMKFGIDIKEIEIISDIIFRSDSGAERSKIENGFSLLDLKQQVERLGYPAKGVKFEIDNELVISEPIIIPIEGPEYIHFVVLDRMNKENATLYDPEIGKINMPIYELKHRWKGYALLIGG; encoded by the coding sequence ATGAAAAGTTTATTGTGCATTTTTATTATGTTGATAATGAACTATTCATATGCCTATAACACATCGATTAAAGGGTGGGTTAATTTGCGTATGGATGGGATTACTCGGCAAACTACAGATTTTTCATGTGGACCTGCGGCACTGTCTCTTCTTTTGAATATGAAATTTGGCATCGACATTAAAGAAATAGAAATAATCTCCGATATCATTTTTCGATCTGATAGTGGAGCAGAGAGAAGTAAGATAGAGAATGGATTCTCACTTCTTGATTTAAAACAGCAGGTAGAGCGATTGGGATACCCTGCTAAAGGTGTTAAATTTGAAATTGATAATGAACTTGTTATATCTGAACCGATTATTATTCCTATCGAAGGGCCAGAATACATACACTTTGTTGTGCTTGATAGAATGAATAAAGAAAATGCAACGCTTTATGATCCTGAAATTGGAAAGATAAATATGCCAATTTATGAACTAAAGCACCGATGGAAAGGGTATGCATTATTAATAGGGGGGTAG
- a CDS encoding transporter, producing the protein MILRIFGAAALFFIGPIASADTIELKNGDNISGHVISFKNGVCVFGTIYESSIRIAAKDIVFINTDNEFTVALNNGDRVTGYLTKSDNKQKITRHNVSYDFNFEDVKDFDIVRDRENVISKIDKKQEEYSAPISYLSDYTVLLNPGETDVDFGFKYRTYKSISSLPLQGPYQVSSYSVKKLYLYVSPRFGVTENLSVWFNLPYTYTRIEDVSSNAWSRSAENGHVGDISTGIQYRILKESMEFPAITGSLSIGIPTGRKEFVEKLDSWKQPLNNSEGYWSVTPAISFVRIVDPVTFFGGVSYEKTFETNKGKEKIKVGDTVSLYLGSGYSLNNMSSFGSKFTYAWTDKMKYYGTTMKGTDSETELLSFYFSYLLSSKLSIMPEVTFPLDSTGTTVGITMTKNF; encoded by the coding sequence ATGATTCTGCGAATTTTTGGTGCGGCAGCATTATTTTTCATTGGACCAATAGCTAGTGCGGATACAATCGAGTTAAAAAATGGGGATAACATTTCTGGGCATGTTATCTCCTTTAAAAATGGTGTTTGTGTTTTTGGAACCATTTATGAGTCTAGTATTAGGATAGCTGCAAAAGACATTGTTTTTATTAATACTGATAATGAGTTTACTGTTGCATTAAATAATGGTGATCGTGTCACTGGCTATCTTACAAAATCGGATAACAAACAAAAAATCACTCGTCATAATGTAAGTTACGATTTTAATTTTGAAGATGTTAAAGATTTTGATATCGTCAGGGATAGAGAAAATGTTATTTCAAAAATAGATAAAAAACAAGAAGAGTATAGCGCACCGATTAGTTACCTGTCAGATTATACTGTTCTTCTTAATCCAGGTGAGACGGATGTTGATTTTGGATTTAAATATAGGACATACAAATCGATCTCATCTCTGCCATTGCAAGGTCCTTATCAGGTTTCTAGTTATTCAGTTAAAAAACTATATCTTTATGTGTCTCCTCGATTTGGTGTGACTGAAAATTTAAGTGTATGGTTTAATTTACCTTATACATATACTCGGATTGAAGATGTATCAAGTAATGCCTGGAGTCGTAGTGCGGAAAATGGACACGTTGGTGATATATCTACGGGTATACAATATCGAATTCTTAAAGAGTCAATGGAATTTCCGGCAATTACTGGGTCTCTTTCTATAGGAATACCGACAGGAAGAAAAGAATTTGTTGAAAAACTGGACTCCTGGAAACAACCGTTGAACAACAGTGAAGGTTATTGGAGCGTCACTCCGGCGATTAGTTTTGTGCGTATCGTAGATCCTGTGACATTTTTTGGTGGCGTTTCATACGAAAAAACGTTTGAAACGAATAAAGGAAAAGAGAAAATAAAAGTAGGCGATACGGTGTCTCTTTATCTTGGGTCTGGATACTCTTTGAATAACATGTCTTCTTTTGGTTCTAAGTTTACTTACGCATGGACCGATAAGATGAAGTATTATGGTACTACCATGAAAGGAACTGATTCAGAAACCGAGTTACTTTCATTTTATTTCTCTTATCTACTATCCAGTAAATTGAGTATTATGCCAGAAGTAACTTTTCCTTTGGATTCTACAGGTACTACTGTTGGAATCACAATGACTAAGAATTTCTGA
- a CDS encoding nucleobase:cation symporter-2 family protein, whose amino-acid sequence MTTTTETSQTEAAATPQRSELIYRLEDRPPLPQTLFAASQHLLAMFVAVITPALLICQALGLPAQDTQRIISMSLFASGLASILQIKTWGPVGSGLLSIQGTSFNFVTPLIMGGLALKNGGADVPTMMAALFGTLMVASFTEIILSRFLHLTRRIITPLVSGIVVMIIGLSLIQVGLTSIGGGYAAMGNNTFGAPKNLLLAGVVLLVIILLNRQRNPYLRVASLVIAMAVGYLGAWLMGMLPENTSSQHDTAIMVPTPLYYGLGFDWNLLIPLMLVFMVTSLETIGDITATSDVSEQPVKGPLYMKRLKGGVLANGLNSCLSAVFNTFPNSCFGQNNGVIQLTGVASRYVGFVVSLMLIALGLFPAVSGFVQHIPEPVLGGATIVMFGTIAASGVRIVSREPLNRRAIMIIALSLAVGLGVSQQPLILQFAPDWIKTLLSSGIAAGGITAIVLNMVFPHEEK is encoded by the coding sequence ATGACTACCACCACGGAAACGTCCCAAACCGAAGCCGCTGCCACTCCTCAGCGCAGTGAACTTATCTATCGTCTTGAAGACAGGCCACCGCTGCCGCAAACGCTGTTCGCCGCCAGCCAGCACCTGTTGGCCATGTTTGTTGCTGTGATTACCCCCGCGCTACTGATCTGTCAGGCATTAGGTTTACCCGCTCAGGATACGCAGCGCATCATCAGCATGTCGCTTTTCGCTTCCGGCCTGGCCTCTATTCTCCAAATTAAAACCTGGGGTCCCGTCGGTTCTGGTCTTCTATCTATTCAGGGCACCAGCTTTAACTTCGTGACGCCGCTGATTATGGGTGGGCTGGCGCTGAAGAATGGTGGAGCGGATGTTCCCACGATGATGGCTGCGCTGTTCGGTACGCTGATGGTCGCGTCCTTCACCGAAATCATTCTTTCACGCTTTTTGCATTTAACTCGCCGCATCATCACCCCGCTGGTTTCCGGCATTGTGGTGATGATCATTGGTCTGTCGTTGATTCAGGTCGGCCTGACCTCTATCGGCGGTGGTTATGCCGCGATGGGTAATAACACCTTCGGTGCGCCTAAGAACTTATTGCTGGCAGGTGTGGTGCTGCTGGTGATTATTCTGCTGAACCGCCAGCGTAACCCCTACCTGCGCGTCGCCTCGCTGGTGATTGCCATGGCGGTGGGTTATCTGGGTGCCTGGCTAATGGGTATGCTGCCGGAAAACACATCCTCGCAACACGATACAGCCATCATGGTGCCCACGCCGCTGTATTACGGTTTAGGCTTTGACTGGAATCTGTTGATTCCGCTGATGCTGGTCTTCATGGTCACATCGTTGGAAACCATCGGTGATATCACCGCGACCTCCGACGTTTCCGAGCAGCCCGTCAAAGGCCCACTGTACATGAAACGCTTGAAAGGCGGCGTGCTGGCAAACGGTCTGAACTCTTGCCTGTCCGCTGTATTCAATACCTTCCCGAACTCTTGCTTCGGCCAGAATAACGGCGTCATCCAGCTTACCGGCGTTGCTAGCCGATATGTCGGTTTCGTGGTTTCACTGATGCTGATCGCGCTAGGGCTGTTCCCTGCGGTCAGCGGATTTGTGCAACATATTCCAGAGCCGGTTCTGGGCGGCGCCACTATCGTGATGTTTGGTACGATCGCCGCCTCTGGTGTGCGCATTGTATCGCGTGAACCGCTGAACCGCCGTGCAATCATGATTATTGCACTGTCACTGGCTGTCGGCCTTGGCGTATCACAGCAGCCGTTGATTCTGCAATTCGCACCGGATTGGATTAAAACATTGCTGTCTTCCGGTATTGCCGCTGGCGGCATTACCGCAATCGTACTGAATATGGTCTTCCCACACGAAGAAAAATAG
- a CDS encoding AsmA family protein, producing the protein MKFIGKLLLTLLLLAFLALVVVYVLLQTSWAAGWVSNWVNQNTDYQLSLGKINHGWSTADHIQLTDVSFGQKNQPPTLTAKQVSAGFSVRQITDPRHFASLELEGGTLNLSPQAATLPIEADVLQLRTMALQAKDGDWRLNGQQINGGIMPWQPEAGYLLGKQGQFQLSARSLELNDIPASQVLVQGEINHNQLILSNFGADVAQGQLTGNASRAEDGSWQIGNLRLSNVRLQTQRTPEAFWQPVTELPSVTVNRFDLIDARIEGPGWAFIDLDVALQNVTFKQNDWQSEGGTLSFNATDIVNGNMHLIDPIVNLDLSPAGVNIKQFSTRWEGGLLRTNGNWQRSNRRLQLNEFVVAGMEYTLPSDWRQRWQATLPSWLAEVNVRKFTANRNLLIDINPDFPFQLTALDGYGSDLLLARNHQWGVWTGSLTLNASDATFNKVDVRRPSLALVADDNQLAINELSAFTQNGMLDAKATINQQPARNFSLSLTGRAVPLDVLTRWGWPEPATAPTGNTNLQLQLNGRLAADTPLKPTLTGTLQGVDSNDHPIRQQMHQGTVTETP; encoded by the coding sequence ATGAAATTTATCGGGAAATTATTGCTGACCCTACTGCTGCTGGCCTTTTTAGCGCTAGTGGTCGTATATGTATTACTGCAAACCAGTTGGGCGGCAGGCTGGGTGAGTAATTGGGTAAACCAGAACACCGACTACCAGTTATCACTGGGAAAAATCAATCATGGCTGGTCAACAGCCGATCATATCCAACTCACCGATGTCAGTTTTGGTCAGAAAAACCAGCCGCCGACCCTCACCGCAAAGCAGGTCTCAGCCGGGTTTAGCGTGCGTCAAATTACCGATCCGCGCCATTTCGCCAGCCTGGAATTGGAAGGCGGTACGCTGAACCTTTCCCCACAGGCCGCCACGCTCCCTATCGAAGCCGATGTGCTACAACTGCGTACCATGGCACTACAGGCAAAGGACGGTGATTGGCGCCTGAATGGTCAGCAGATCAACGGCGGCATAATGCCGTGGCAGCCCGAAGCGGGTTATCTACTGGGCAAACAAGGGCAGTTCCAGCTCAGCGCCCGTTCGCTTGAGCTCAACGATATTCCTGCCAGTCAGGTATTAGTTCAAGGCGAGATCAACCACAACCAGCTGATTTTGAGCAATTTCGGCGCCGATGTTGCCCAGGGGCAGCTAACAGGCAACGCCAGCCGCGCGGAAGACGGCAGTTGGCAGATCGGTAATCTCCGACTCAGCAATGTCCGTTTGCAAACGCAGAGAACGCCGGAAGCCTTCTGGCAGCCCGTAACCGAACTACCTTCGGTTACGGTTAACCGCTTTGACCTGATTGATGCTCGTATTGAAGGGCCGGGCTGGGCGTTTATCGACCTGGATGTTGCCCTACAAAATGTCACGTTTAAGCAGAATGACTGGCAGAGCGAAGGGGGGACGCTGTCGTTCAATGCGACCGATATTGTGAACGGCAACATGCACCTTATCGACCCGATCGTGAATCTGGATTTGTCGCCAGCGGGTGTTAACATCAAGCAGTTCTCCACACGCTGGGAAGGCGGTTTACTGCGGACCAACGGCAACTGGCAGCGGAGCAATCGGCGCTTACAGCTGAATGAATTTGTTGTTGCCGGGATGGAGTACACACTCCCCAGCGACTGGCGTCAACGTTGGCAAGCGACACTGCCATCATGGCTGGCAGAAGTGAATGTGCGAAAATTCACGGCGAATCGTAACCTGCTAATCGATATCAACCCGGATTTTCCTTTCCAGCTAACCGCATTGGATGGTTATGGCAGCGATTTGCTGCTGGCTCGCAATCACCAATGGGGAGTGTGGACAGGATCGTTGACTCTTAATGCCAGTGACGCAACGTTCAATAAAGTTGATGTTCGTCGCCCTTCTCTGGCATTGGTCGCCGATGATAACCAGCTCGCCATTAATGAACTCAGTGCATTTACGCAGAATGGCATGCTGGATGCTAAAGCAACCATCAATCAGCAACCCGCACGCAACTTTTCCCTATCGCTGACAGGGCGCGCCGTACCGCTAGATGTTCTGACACGTTGGGGATGGCCAGAACCCGCAACCGCACCAACAGGCAACACCAATCTGCAATTGCAGTTAAATGGGCGGCTTGCCGCGGATACACCGCTGAAGCCGACGCTAACTGGCACGCTACAAGGTGTGGATAGCAATGATCATCCCATCAGACAGCAAATGCATCAGGGAACGGTGACGGAAACGCCATAA
- the fabY gene encoding fatty acid biosynthesis protein FabY has translation MYHLRVPESAEELDAYYQFRWEMLRKPLHQPLGSERDAYDALAHHQTVVDEQGKLVAIGRLSINADNEAAIRFLAVHPDLRGKGLGTLLAITLESVARQEGVKRVVCSAREDAMDFFSKLGFVNQGEITAPQTTPVRHFLMIKPVVTLDDILHRPDWCGQLQQAWYDHIPLSEKMGVRISQYTGKKFITTMPEAGNQNPHHTLFAGSMFSLATLTGWGLIWLLLRERHLGGTIILADAHIRYSTPVSGRPSAIADLGSLSGDLDRLARGRKARVQLNVELFGDDNKGALFEGVYIVLPAQPDAPLEEGGSEVD, from the coding sequence ATGTATCATCTGAGAGTACCTGAAAGCGCGGAAGAACTGGATGCGTACTATCAATTTCGCTGGGAAATGCTGCGTAAACCCCTACACCAGCCGCTAGGCTCCGAACGTGATGCCTATGACGCGCTGGCACATCACCAAACGGTGGTTGATGAGCAGGGGAAGCTGGTCGCGATTGGGCGTCTTTCTATCAATGCAGATAATGAGGCGGCAATCCGCTTTCTAGCTGTTCATCCTGACCTACGGGGGAAAGGGTTAGGAACACTGCTTGCGATTACTCTGGAGTCTGTAGCACGTCAGGAAGGCGTTAAACGCGTGGTCTGTAGCGCCCGTGAAGACGCAATGGACTTCTTTTCCAAACTAGGTTTTGTTAATCAGGGGGAAATCACTGCGCCGCAAACGACGCCTGTTCGGCACTTCCTGATGATCAAACCGGTGGTGACGCTGGATGATATCTTGCACCGCCCTGACTGGTGCGGGCAGTTGCAGCAGGCTTGGTATGATCATATCCCTCTGAGTGAAAAAATGGGGGTACGGATAAGCCAGTACACCGGGAAGAAATTTATTACTACCATGCCTGAAGCGGGTAATCAGAATCCGCATCACACGCTTTTTGCCGGCAGTATGTTTTCTCTCGCAACGCTAACGGGTTGGGGGTTGATCTGGCTGTTGCTGCGTGAACGGCATCTTGGTGGAACGATCATTCTGGCGGATGCGCATATTCGTTACAGTACGCCAGTCAGTGGCCGACCAAGCGCTATTGCCGATTTGGGGTCGCTGAGTGGCGATCTGGATCGTCTGGCTCGAGGGCGTAAGGCGCGCGTGCAGTTAAACGTCGAGCTGTTCGGTGATGACAATAAAGGGGCGTTATTTGAAGGGGTGTATATCGTGCTGCCTGCTCAGCCGGATGCGCCATTGGAAGAGGGGGGATCGGAAGTCGATTAA
- the dtd gene encoding D-aminoacyl-tRNA deacylase, with protein sequence MIALIQRVSSASVTVEGSVVGEIDKGLLILLGVEQGDDEQKATRLCERVLGYRIFGDDDGKMNLNVRQACGNVLVVSQFTLVADTQRGMRPGFSRGAHPSEADRLYQYFVGQCREQGVHTETGQFAADMKVALVNDGPVTFWLQT encoded by the coding sequence ATGATTGCGCTAATTCAGCGGGTTTCCAGCGCCAGCGTTACGGTAGAAGGCAGTGTGGTTGGGGAAATCGATAAAGGTTTGCTGATCTTGCTGGGCGTTGAGCAGGGCGATGACGAACAAAAAGCTACACGACTTTGCGAGCGCGTGTTGGGCTACCGGATATTCGGTGACGATGACGGGAAAATGAACCTCAATGTGCGTCAGGCATGCGGTAATGTGCTGGTGGTTTCCCAGTTTACGCTGGTGGCCGATACGCAGCGTGGTATGAGACCTGGATTTTCCCGTGGTGCACATCCCTCAGAGGCCGATCGCCTCTATCAGTATTTTGTTGGGCAGTGTCGTGAGCAAGGCGTTCATACAGAAACGGGGCAGTTCGCGGCGGATATGAAAGTGGCATTGGTGAATGATGGCCCGGTGACGTTCTGGTTACAGACATAA
- the yihX gene encoding glucose-1-phosphatase, translating into MLYIFDLGNVVIDIDFKRVLGVWSNLSSAPLATLQERFVMGDAFEQHERGEISDEEFATRLCQEMGIALSFEQFTAGWQAIFIALRPEVIDIMQRLRQEGHRVVILSNTNRLHCSHWPALFPEVGDAADRLYLSQDIGLRKPELAIYHYVLTQEGVTPEQAVFFDDNSANIDAAQSLGIHSILVTDRHVVPDFFAMQTTTAKA; encoded by the coding sequence ATGCTGTATATCTTTGATTTGGGTAATGTCGTCATTGATATTGATTTCAAAAGAGTATTGGGCGTCTGGAGTAATCTGAGCAGCGCGCCGCTCGCAACGTTGCAAGAGCGCTTTGTCATGGGCGACGCGTTTGAACAGCATGAGCGGGGCGAAATTAGCGACGAGGAATTTGCCACCAGGCTGTGCCAGGAAATGGGCATCGCCCTGAGCTTCGAGCAATTCACCGCTGGCTGGCAGGCTATTTTTATTGCACTGCGTCCTGAGGTTATCGACATCATGCAGCGTTTGCGTCAGGAAGGACACCGCGTGGTGATTCTGTCGAATACCAATCGTCTCCATTGTTCACACTGGCCAGCATTGTTTCCAGAAGTGGGGGATGCGGCTGACAGACTCTATTTGTCGCAAGACATTGGGCTACGTAAACCTGAATTGGCGATTTATCACTATGTCCTGACACAGGAAGGTGTTACGCCTGAGCAGGCCGTGTTTTTTGACGATAATTCTGCAAATATTGATGCTGCGCAGAGTCTGGGCATTCACAGCATTCTGGTGACCGATCGTCACGTGGTTCCAGACTTTTTCGCTATGCAGACAACGACGGCCAAAGCATGA